A window of the Cicer arietinum cultivar CDC Frontier isolate Library 1 chromosome 6, Cicar.CDCFrontier_v2.0, whole genome shotgun sequence genome harbors these coding sequences:
- the LOC101509722 gene encoding protein GRAVITROPIC IN THE LIGHT 1, with amino-acid sequence MLPTGAKETQLRESNSQKVHPQPMEEAMNQNPEAVETLVSKIFTNISSLKSAYIQLQAAHTPYDPDKIHTADKLVISELKNLSELKHFYRENNPKPVCVSPQDSRLAAEIQEQQSLLKTYEVMVKKFQSEIQNKDSEIHQLQQQIEEASQKRAKLEKNLKLRGLSSKESEDGNGFFPVDLTPDLFTTSVEAAAKAIHDFSKPLINMMKAAGWDLDAAANSIEPNVVYAKRAHKKYAFESYICQRMFGCFENESFSVKSDNIIVDKESFFHQFLALREMDPLDMLGQNPDSIFGKFCRSKYVVVVHPKMEASFFGNLDQRNYVMGGGHPRTPFYQAFLKLAKSIWLLHKLAYSFEPNVKVFQVKGGSEFSDVYMESVVKNLIMDDSDEKPKVGLMVMPGFSIGGSVIQSKVYLSGVKVAE; translated from the coding sequence ATGCTACCCACTGGAGCAAAAGAGACCCAATTACGTGAGAGCAACAGCCAGAAGGTCCACCCCCAACCAATGGAAGAAGCCATGAACCAGAATCCAGAAGCTGTGGAAACCCTAGTTTCTAAAATTTTCACAAATATCTCTTCTCTGAAGTCTGCTTATATCCAATTGCAAGCTGCTCATACTCCCTATGATCCTGATAAAATCCACACTGCTGATAAACTTGTTATTAGTGAGCTGAAAAATCTATCTGAACTCAAGCATTTCTACAGGGAAAACAACCCAAAGCCCGTTTGCGTTTCTCCCCAAGACTCGCGTTTAGCTGCAGAAATTCAAGAACAACAGAGCCTCCTGAAAACCTACGAGGTCATGGTTAAGAAATTTCAGTCTGAAATTCAGAATAAAGATTCAGAGATCCATCAACTGCAACAGCAGATTGAGGAGGCTAGTCAGAAGCGAGCAAAACTAGAAAAAAATCTGAAGCTTAGAGGTTTGTCAAGCAAAGAATCCGAAGATGGAAATGGATTTTTCCCTGTTGATCTAACTCCAGATCTCTTTACCACTTCTGTGGAAGCAGCTGCGAAAGCAATTCATGATTTTTCAAAACCTTTGATCAACATGATGAAAGCGGCTGGGTGGGACCTTGATGCTGCTGCTAACTCAATTGAACCCAATGTTGTTTATGCGAAGAGAGCTCATAAGAAATATGCATTCGAGTCTTACATATGCCAAAGAATGTTTGGTTGCTTCGAGAACGAAAGCTTCTCTGTCAAATCAGACAATATTATAGTTGACAAAGAGAGCTTCTTCCACCAATTTCTTGCTTTAAGGGAGATGGATCCTTTGGACATGCTAGGGCAAAATCCAGATTCAATTTTTGGAAAATTTTGCAGGAGCAAATATGTAGTCGTAGTTCATCCAAAAATGGAAGCATCATTCTTCGGAAATTTAGATCAGAGAAATTACGTGATGGGTGGAGGGCATCCAAGGACTCCGTTTTACCAGGCTTTTCTGAAACTGGCCAAGTCGATTTGGCTTCTACACAAATTAGCTTATTCTTTTGAGCCAAATGTCAAGGTATTTCAGGTTAAAGGAGGGAGTGAATTCTCCGATGTTTACATGGAAAGCGTGGTCAAGAATCTGATAATGGATGACAGTGATGAAAAGCCAAAAGTTGGATTGATGGTTATGCCTGGATTTTCTATTGGGGGAAGTGTGATTCAGAGTAAAGTTTACCTCTCTGGTGTGAAGGTAGCTGAATGA